A region of Bacillus cabrialesii DNA encodes the following proteins:
- a CDS encoding ABC transporter substrate-binding protein: protein MKKTLIILIVLLLSVLTAACSSSSGNQNSKENKVAITHDLGKTNVPENPKRVVVLELGFIDTLLDLGITPVGVADDNKAKQLINKDVLKKIDGYTSVGTRSQPSMEKIASLKPDLIIADTTRHKKVYDQLKKIAPTIALDNLNADYQDTIDASLTIAKAVGKEKEMEKKLTAHEEKLSETKQKISANSQSVLLIGNTNDTIMARDENFFTSRLLTQVGYRYAISTSSNSESSKGGDSVNMKMTLEQLLKTDPDVIILMTGKTDDIDADGKRPIEKNVLWKKLKAVKNGHVYHVDRAVWSLRRSVDGADAILDELQKEMPADKK from the coding sequence ATGAAAAAAACACTGATTATTCTTATAGTTTTACTTCTTTCTGTCTTAACGGCTGCCTGCTCGTCTTCAAGCGGCAATCAAAACAGTAAAGAAAATAAAGTTGCAATCACACATGATTTAGGGAAGACAAATGTGCCCGAGAATCCGAAGCGGGTGGTTGTTCTTGAGCTTGGCTTTATCGACACGCTGCTTGATCTTGGCATTACACCTGTCGGGGTTGCCGATGACAATAAAGCGAAGCAGCTGATTAACAAGGATGTGCTGAAGAAAATTGACGGCTACACATCTGTCGGCACTCGCTCACAGCCAAGCATGGAAAAAATCGCTTCATTAAAACCCGATTTAATTATTGCTGATACGACCCGGCATAAGAAGGTGTACGATCAGTTGAAAAAAATCGCGCCGACGATCGCGCTCGATAATTTAAATGCTGATTATCAGGATACAATTGATGCTTCACTTACGATTGCAAAAGCAGTCGGCAAGGAGAAAGAAATGGAGAAAAAGCTGACAGCGCATGAAGAAAAACTGAGCGAGACAAAGCAGAAAATCAGTGCTAACAGCCAATCCGTGCTTTTGATCGGAAATACAAATGACACCATTATGGCCAGAGATGAAAACTTCTTCACATCAAGACTTTTAACACAGGTCGGCTATCGATATGCAATTAGCACGTCAAGTAACAGCGAATCAAGCAAAGGCGGCGACTCCGTGAACATGAAAATGACACTGGAGCAGCTGCTGAAAACAGATCCGGATGTGATCATCTTGATGACAGGAAAAACAGATGACATCGATGCGGACGGCAAACGCCCGATCGAAAAGAATGTGCTTTGGAAGAAGCTGAAGGCAGTGAAAAACGGGCATGTATATCACGTGGACCGCGCGGTATGGTCCCTTCGCCGCAGTGTGGACGGGGCGGATGCCATTTTGGATGAGCTTCAGAAAGAGATGCCGGCTGATAAGAAATAA
- a CDS encoding SDR family oxidoreductase: MANQKKKTLPPQHQNQQPGFEYLMDPRPVFDKPKKAKKLEGKTAIITGGDSGIGRAVSVLFAKEGANVAIVYLNEHQDAEETKQYVEKEGVKCLLIAGDVGDEAFCNDVVRQVSQAFPSIDILVNNAAEQHVQPGIEKITSHQLIRTFQTNIFSMFYLTKAVLPHLKKGSSIINTASITAYKGSKTLIDYSATKGAIVTFTRSLSQSLVQQGIRVNAVAPGPIWTPLIPASFAAKDVEVFGSDVPMERPGQPVEVAPSYLYLASDDSTYVTGQTIHVNGGTIVNG, from the coding sequence TTGGCGAATCAAAAAAAGAAAACATTGCCGCCTCAGCACCAGAACCAGCAGCCGGGCTTTGAATATCTCATGGATCCCCGTCCGGTTTTTGATAAGCCGAAGAAAGCGAAAAAATTAGAGGGCAAAACCGCAATTATTACTGGAGGAGACAGCGGAATAGGACGCGCTGTATCGGTGTTATTCGCAAAAGAAGGGGCGAATGTGGCCATTGTGTATTTGAACGAGCATCAGGATGCCGAGGAAACAAAGCAGTATGTAGAAAAGGAAGGGGTAAAATGTCTGCTGATTGCAGGAGATGTCGGAGATGAAGCGTTTTGCAATGATGTGGTCAGACAGGTAAGCCAAGCGTTTCCGTCCATTGATATATTGGTCAACAATGCTGCTGAGCAGCATGTCCAGCCCGGCATTGAAAAAATCACAAGCCACCAGCTGATCAGAACCTTTCAAACGAACATTTTCTCCATGTTTTACTTAACAAAGGCGGTGCTGCCTCATTTGAAAAAGGGCAGCTCTATCATTAATACCGCGTCAATTACCGCCTATAAAGGGAGTAAAACGCTGATCGATTACTCAGCGACAAAAGGAGCGATCGTTACGTTTACAAGGTCCCTTTCACAGTCGCTTGTCCAGCAGGGCATACGGGTCAACGCAGTAGCGCCGGGCCCCATTTGGACACCGCTTATTCCGGCCAGCTTTGCCGCGAAGGATGTGGAAGTGTTTGGTTCAGATGTGCCAATGGAACGCCCGGGCCAGCCGGTGGAAGTGGCGCCAAGCTATTTATACCTTGCCAGCGATGATTCCACATATGTCACAGGACAGACGATTCACGTCAATGGCGGAACGATTGTGAATGGGTAA
- a CDS encoding acetyl-CoA C-acyltransferase yields MNAVIVDAKRTIFGKQNGLLKPFLPEDLAAPIISCLSRKLEDQIDEVILGNATGRGSNLARLSALQAGLPFSVPGMTIDRQCGSSLEAVRYACTLIQAGAGTMYIAGGSESSSRSPFSERARFSPDSIGDPDMGIAAEYTAARYSISRSMQDDYALLSHQRSRSAHDEGFYREEIVPLGELETDEAFLKKRPIEAIISRAKPVFDTSSGTVTAANSSGISDGAAALLVMEEEKASALGLKPVLRFIGSAASGIHPHYPPAAPVDAIRKLFTTYDVTPEDIDLYEINEAFAVKICVCSQELGIPFSKINVRGGALALGHPYGASGAALVTRLFYEAKRRTDCQYAVAAIGSGGGIGLALLFEILP; encoded by the coding sequence TTGAATGCGGTTATTGTTGATGCCAAACGAACGATCTTCGGAAAACAAAACGGGCTGCTGAAGCCATTTCTTCCAGAGGATTTGGCAGCTCCCATCATCAGCTGTCTCAGCCGAAAGCTGGAGGATCAAATTGATGAGGTCATTCTCGGGAACGCGACCGGCAGAGGCAGCAACCTTGCCAGGCTGTCAGCTCTGCAAGCTGGACTGCCTTTTTCGGTTCCCGGGATGACGATAGACAGACAGTGCGGCTCCAGCCTTGAAGCTGTGCGCTATGCCTGCACGCTCATTCAAGCGGGAGCCGGCACAATGTATATCGCGGGCGGCTCAGAAAGCAGCAGCCGATCACCTTTTTCAGAGCGGGCCCGCTTTTCTCCAGATTCAATTGGCGATCCCGACATGGGCATCGCAGCAGAATATACGGCTGCACGCTATTCCATCAGCAGAAGCATGCAGGATGATTATGCGCTTCTCAGCCATCAACGCAGCAGAAGTGCGCATGATGAAGGATTTTACCGTGAAGAAATTGTTCCTCTCGGAGAACTGGAGACGGATGAAGCATTTCTGAAAAAGCGGCCGATAGAAGCAATTATTTCCCGTGCGAAACCGGTTTTCGACACCAGCTCCGGAACGGTTACAGCAGCCAACAGCAGCGGCATATCAGACGGAGCGGCCGCTCTCCTTGTAATGGAAGAAGAAAAAGCGTCGGCGCTAGGGCTTAAGCCTGTGCTCCGGTTTATCGGTAGCGCCGCCAGCGGGATTCATCCACACTATCCGCCAGCGGCACCGGTTGATGCGATCCGGAAGCTCTTCACCACATACGATGTAACGCCTGAGGATATCGATTTATATGAAATCAATGAAGCCTTTGCCGTCAAAATTTGTGTCTGCTCGCAAGAACTCGGCATCCCCTTTTCAAAAATCAATGTGCGCGGCGGCGCGTTAGCTCTCGGCCATCCGTACGGCGCATCGGGTGCAGCTCTGGTAACCAGATTGTTTTATGAAGCGAAAAGACGGACAGACTGTCAATATGCCGTTGCAGCCATCGGAAGCGGCGGCGGAATCGGACTTGCTTTGTTATTTGAAATTCTGCCCTAG
- the phoE gene encoding phosphatase PhoE — protein MTAVCLVRHGETDWNLQQKCQGKTDIPLNATGERQARETGEYVKDFSWDVIVTSPLKRAKRTAEIINEFLHLPIVEMDDFKERDYGDAEGMLLEERTKRYPDKIYPNMETLEGLTDRLMGGLVKVNQRYPNKKVLIVAHGAAIHALLTEISGGDPELQSTRLVNACLSNIEFAEEKWRIKDYNINSHLSGFIK, from the coding sequence ATGACAGCCGTTTGCTTAGTAAGACACGGAGAAACCGATTGGAATCTGCAGCAAAAATGCCAAGGCAAAACCGATATCCCGCTAAACGCGACAGGTGAACGCCAGGCAAGAGAAACCGGAGAATATGTGAAGGATTTCTCTTGGGATGTCATTGTGACGAGCCCGCTCAAAAGAGCGAAAAGAACCGCGGAGATCATTAATGAATTTCTGCATCTTCCGATTGTCGAAATGGATGATTTTAAGGAACGCGATTACGGCGATGCGGAGGGCATGCTGCTGGAAGAACGGACCAAGCGCTATCCGGATAAAATCTATCCGAATATGGAAACGCTGGAAGGTCTCACTGACAGGCTGATGGGCGGCTTGGTAAAAGTGAATCAAAGGTACCCAAACAAGAAAGTGCTGATTGTGGCGCACGGTGCAGCGATTCACGCACTGCTGACGGAAATTTCCGGAGGCGACCCAGAGCTTCAAAGCACACGCCTTGTCAACGCCTGCCTCAGCAACATTGAATTTGCAGAAGAGAAATGGCGGATTAAAGACTATAATATCAACAGCCACTTATCCGGCTTTATCAAATAA
- a CDS encoding NADPH:quinone oxidoreductase family protein, protein MSTLFQALLAEKNADDVSVHMKTMSTEDLPKDGVLIKIAYSGINYKDGLAGKAGGNIVREYPLILGIDAAGTVVSSNDPRFAEGDKVIATSYELGVSRDGGLSEYASVPGDWLVPLPQNLSLKEAMVYGTAGFTAALSVHRLEQNGLSPEKGSVLVTGATGGVGGIAVSMLNKRGYDVAASTGNPEAADYLMQLGASEVISREDVYDGTLKALSKQQWQGAVDPVGGKQLASLLSKIQYGGAVAVSGLTGGGEVPATVYPFILRGVSLLGIDSVYCPMDVRAAVWERMSSDLKPDQLQTIVDREVSLEEAPAALNDILQNRIQGRVIVKL, encoded by the coding sequence ATGTCAACGTTATTTCAAGCATTGCTGGCAGAGAAAAATGCCGATGATGTTTCAGTCCATATGAAAACCATGTCAACAGAGGATTTGCCGAAAGATGGTGTCCTGATTAAAATTGCTTATTCCGGCATCAATTATAAAGATGGTCTGGCTGGAAAAGCAGGCGGCAATATCGTCAGAGAGTATCCGCTTATTTTGGGCATTGATGCTGCGGGTACGGTCGTGTCTTCAAATGATCCACGCTTTGCCGAGGGGGATAAGGTGATTGCGACAAGTTATGAGCTCGGTGTCTCCCGCGATGGCGGATTAAGTGAATATGCTTCAGTGCCTGGTGACTGGCTGGTGCCTTTGCCGCAGAATCTTTCGTTAAAAGAAGCGATGGTGTACGGAACGGCGGGATTTACAGCGGCGTTATCGGTGCATCGGCTTGAACAGAACGGCCTGTCTCCTGAAAAAGGGAGCGTGCTTGTTACTGGAGCAACCGGCGGTGTCGGCGGTATTGCCGTATCGATGCTGAACAAGCGGGGCTATGATGTGGCGGCAAGCACCGGAAATCCGGAGGCGGCTGATTATTTGATGCAGCTCGGGGCAAGCGAAGTGATCAGCAGGGAAGATGTTTATGACGGAACACTTAAGGCGCTGTCCAAGCAGCAATGGCAGGGAGCGGTTGATCCTGTCGGCGGGAAACAGCTTGCGTCGCTTTTGAGCAAAATCCAATATGGCGGAGCTGTCGCGGTCAGCGGCTTAACGGGCGGGGGAGAAGTTCCTGCAACGGTATACCCATTTATTCTTCGCGGGGTCAGCCTGCTCGGAATCGATTCAGTGTACTGCCCGATGGATGTCAGGGCAGCCGTTTGGGAGCGCATGTCTTCCGATCTCAAGCCCGATCAGCTGCAGACCATCGTGGACAGGGAAGTATCGTTGGAAGAAGCGCCGGCTGCGTTAAACGATATTTTGCAAAATCGCATTCAAGGAAGAGTCATTGTGAAGCTTTAA
- the comK gene encoding competence transcription factor ComK, which translates to MSQKTDAPLESYEVNGETIAVLPEEIDGKICSKIIEKDCVLYVSMKPLQIVDRSCRFFGSSYAGRKAGTYEVTKISHKPPIMVDPSNQIFLFPTLSSTRPQCGWISHVHVKEFKPTEFDDTEVTFSNGKTMELPISCNSFENQVYRTAWLRTKFQDRIEHRVPKRQEFMLYPKEERTKMIYDFILRELGERY; encoded by the coding sequence ATGAGTCAGAAAACAGACGCACCTTTAGAATCGTATGAAGTAAACGGCGAAACCATTGCCGTGCTGCCAGAAGAAATTGACGGCAAAATCTGTTCCAAAATTATTGAAAAAGACTGCGTGTTATACGTCAGCATGAAGCCGCTGCAAATTGTCGACAGAAGCTGCCGTTTTTTCGGATCAAGCTATGCGGGAAGAAAAGCGGGAACTTATGAAGTGACAAAAATTTCACACAAACCGCCGATCATGGTGGACCCTTCGAACCAAATCTTTTTATTCCCTACACTTTCTTCGACAAGACCCCAATGCGGCTGGATTTCCCATGTGCATGTGAAAGAATTTAAACCGACTGAATTCGACGATACGGAAGTGACGTTTTCGAACGGGAAAACGATGGAGCTGCCGATCTCCTGCAATTCGTTCGAAAACCAGGTTTACCGGACAGCATGGCTCAGAACCAAATTCCAAGACCGTATCGAACACCGTGTGCCAAAACGGCAGGAATTTATGCTGTATCCAAAGGAAGAGCGGACGAAGATGATTTATGATTTTATTTTGCGTGAGCTCGGGGAGCGGTATTAG
- a CDS encoding excalibur calcium-binding domain-containing protein — MKKAAAVLLSLGLVFGFSYGAGHVAEAKTKVKVYKNCKELNKVYKGGVARTSKVKNKGGKTKYKPYVSKALYDANKKRDRDKDLIACER, encoded by the coding sequence ATGAAAAAAGCGGCGGCGGTTTTGTTGTCACTTGGTCTCGTTTTCGGTTTTTCATACGGAGCTGGCCATGTGGCGGAAGCCAAAACAAAGGTGAAGGTCTATAAGAACTGCAAAGAGTTAAACAAAGTATACAAAGGCGGGGTGGCCCGCACGTCGAAGGTGAAAAATAAAGGCGGAAAAACGAAGTACAAGCCTTACGTCTCTAAGGCGCTTTATGATGCCAATAAAAAACGCGACCGCGATAAAGATTTAATCGCCTGCGAGCGTTAA
- a CDS encoding FAD-dependent oxidoreductase: MANQHFAKEAPETYWKTSTDLPSFPALQEDTECDVTIIGGGITGITTAYELTKRGFRVVLIEANQVLNGTTAHTTAKITAQHDMIYDEFIRNFGLNHARLYYEANQNAIDYIKGIVDEHQIDCEWTEQDAYLYTANENAVQKIRTEHEAYTKLGIERDLIKDLPIPVGSKLALVMKNQAQFHPLQYLKALLEQIVQKGGRIFEDTVALDIKKGEEPEVITKTRHAIKSRFIICCSHFPFYDGGGLYATRMYADRSYVLAIKPKIEYPEGMYLSIDKPSVALRYTLVNGEKLILFSGEGHKTGQGKDMSTHYESLRKAAESTIGIKSIPYYWSTQDLVTIDKIPFIGPMSENEDNLLVATGFKKWGMTSSAVAATLLSDLVEKKDNPYESIFTPSRFHLNPGLQKVISYNADVAKHFIKGKLEKPDVQFDEIAPGEGKAVTINGKRAGAFRDETGCLHLVDTTCTHLGCEVEWNDGEHTWDCPCHGSRFKPTGEVVEGPAIKPLKQIDLD, translated from the coding sequence TTGGCTAATCAACATTTTGCAAAGGAAGCACCCGAAACATACTGGAAAACATCAACAGACCTGCCTTCTTTTCCTGCGCTTCAAGAGGACACTGAATGTGACGTCACCATTATCGGAGGCGGGATTACGGGAATCACAACGGCGTATGAACTAACGAAAAGAGGCTTCCGTGTCGTCTTGATTGAAGCAAATCAGGTCCTCAACGGCACCACTGCCCATACAACCGCTAAAATTACGGCACAGCACGACATGATTTACGATGAATTTATCCGCAATTTCGGGTTGAATCACGCGAGGCTTTATTATGAAGCAAATCAAAACGCAATTGATTACATAAAAGGAATTGTTGATGAACATCAAATTGATTGCGAATGGACCGAACAAGACGCTTATCTCTACACAGCAAATGAAAACGCCGTACAAAAAATCCGCACTGAGCATGAAGCATACACAAAGCTTGGAATCGAAAGAGACCTTATCAAGGACCTTCCGATTCCCGTTGGTTCTAAGCTGGCGCTCGTCATGAAGAATCAAGCCCAATTTCATCCGCTGCAATACTTAAAAGCGCTTCTGGAGCAGATTGTTCAAAAAGGCGGACGGATTTTTGAAGACACAGTTGCGCTTGATATCAAAAAAGGAGAAGAGCCTGAAGTCATTACAAAAACCCGGCACGCCATTAAGAGCCGCTTTATCATATGCTGCTCCCACTTCCCTTTTTATGACGGAGGCGGATTATATGCAACGAGAATGTACGCTGACAGATCCTATGTCCTCGCCATAAAGCCGAAGATCGAATATCCCGAGGGCATGTATTTGAGTATCGATAAGCCGTCAGTGGCGCTCCGCTATACCCTTGTTAACGGAGAAAAACTGATTCTCTTCAGCGGAGAAGGCCATAAAACCGGCCAGGGAAAAGACATGTCGACACATTACGAATCACTGAGAAAAGCTGCAGAAAGCACGATCGGCATCAAAAGCATCCCATATTATTGGTCCACTCAAGACCTCGTGACAATTGACAAAATTCCGTTTATCGGACCGATGTCGGAAAATGAGGACAATCTTCTTGTAGCGACCGGATTCAAAAAATGGGGCATGACGTCATCAGCTGTCGCGGCCACTCTATTGTCAGACCTTGTGGAGAAAAAAGACAATCCATACGAAAGCATTTTCACGCCGTCACGTTTCCATCTGAATCCCGGATTGCAAAAAGTGATTTCCTATAATGCGGATGTCGCCAAGCATTTCATTAAAGGAAAGCTTGAAAAGCCTGACGTCCAATTTGACGAGATTGCGCCTGGAGAAGGGAAAGCCGTCACCATAAACGGCAAACGCGCGGGGGCTTTTCGGGATGAAACAGGCTGCCTTCATCTCGTCGATACGACGTGCACCCATTTAGGCTGCGAGGTCGAGTGGAATGACGGCGAGCACACATGGGATTGCCCGTGCCACGGATCACGCTTTAAACCTACGGGCGAAGTTGTGGAGGGCCCTGCCATCAAGCCATTAAAACAAATAGACCTTGATTAA
- a CDS encoding biotin transporter BioY — MLRLIDMMHIAIFTALMAVLGFMPPLFLSFTPVPITLQTLGVMLAGSILKPKPAFLSQLVFLLLVAFGAPLLPGGRGGFGVFFGPSAGFLIAYPFASWLISLAASRLRKVTVLRLFFTHIVFGIIFIYLLGIPVQAFMMHIDFSQAAFMSLAYVPGDLIKAAVSAFLAIKITQALSLSDTMFTKGG, encoded by the coding sequence ATGCTGAGATTAATAGATATGATGCATATTGCCATTTTTACCGCGCTGATGGCCGTGTTGGGTTTTATGCCCCCTCTCTTCTTATCTTTTACACCCGTTCCAATTACATTACAAACGCTTGGTGTCATGCTGGCTGGCAGCATCCTCAAGCCTAAGCCTGCTTTCTTAAGCCAGCTTGTCTTTTTGCTGCTTGTCGCCTTCGGAGCGCCGCTTTTGCCCGGAGGACGAGGCGGGTTTGGCGTTTTTTTCGGACCGAGCGCGGGCTTTTTGATCGCTTATCCTTTCGCTTCGTGGCTAATCAGTTTAGCCGCTTCCAGACTGCGAAAGGTGACCGTATTGCGGCTCTTTTTCACTCATATCGTATTCGGGATCATCTTTATTTATCTGCTCGGTATACCTGTACAAGCTTTTATGATGCATATTGATTTTTCACAGGCCGCCTTCATGAGCCTTGCGTATGTGCCTGGTGATTTGATAAAAGCGGCTGTGTCTGCGTTTCTCGCAATTAAAATCACCCAAGCCTTGTCTCTTTCTGATACGATGTTTACGAAAGGAGGCTGA
- a CDS encoding acyl-CoA synthetase — protein sequence MTITHTYSAIAETSPGRVAIHTESEQITYRDWARLVSQTANWLRSLPNMPNRVAILLPNSLAFLQLFAGAAAAGCTAVPIDIRWNAAECKERLSLSDADLVVTSAFYKNKLIDSKTPVVLLDHCMAAISEAAALSPLTINPEHPFYMGFTSGSTGKPKAFTRSHRSWIESFACTETDFSITADDKVLIPGTLMSSHFLYGAVSTLFLGGTVCLLKKFSPVQTKEWLSRESVSVLYTVPTMTDALTRIEAFPDCPVKIISSGADWPAESKKKLADARPHLKLYDFYGTSELSFVTYSSPEDSKRKPHSAGRPFHNVQIEIRSAAGERCQPGETGKIFVKSPMRFSGYVNGSAPDESGWMTVDDMGCVDDEGFLYISGRENGMIVYGGLNIFPEEVERVLLSCPEVKNAAVVGIPDEYWGEIAVAVIQGNTNARKLKAWCKQTLASYKIPKKWVFAESLPETSSGKIARSRVKKWLEEGAV from the coding sequence ATGACAATTACTCATACCTATTCAGCTATTGCCGAAACATCGCCCGGCCGTGTGGCAATACATACTGAATCGGAGCAAATCACGTACCGGGATTGGGCTCGTCTTGTCTCTCAAACCGCCAATTGGCTGCGATCGCTGCCGAACATGCCAAACCGTGTGGCGATCCTGCTCCCAAACAGTCTGGCGTTTTTGCAGCTGTTTGCCGGAGCCGCAGCGGCAGGATGCACGGCTGTTCCCATCGACATACGCTGGAACGCGGCAGAATGTAAGGAGCGTCTGTCCCTAAGCGATGCGGATCTAGTGGTTACTTCAGCCTTTTACAAAAACAAACTGATAGATAGCAAAACGCCTGTTGTTTTGCTCGATCACTGTATGGCAGCTATTTCTGAGGCAGCCGCTCTTTCTCCGCTTACCATTAACCCGGAGCATCCCTTTTATATGGGATTTACGTCAGGCTCGACAGGAAAACCAAAGGCCTTCACGCGGTCTCACCGCTCATGGATAGAGAGCTTTGCCTGTACGGAAACAGATTTTTCGATTACAGCGGATGATAAGGTTCTGATTCCCGGTACGTTAATGTCCTCTCACTTCCTATATGGGGCTGTCAGCACCTTGTTTCTCGGAGGAACCGTTTGTTTGCTGAAAAAATTCTCCCCTGTTCAAACGAAGGAATGGCTGAGCCGTGAATCAGTCAGTGTTCTCTATACCGTACCGACGATGACAGACGCCCTTACCCGGATCGAGGCCTTTCCAGACTGTCCCGTCAAAATCATTTCATCGGGTGCAGACTGGCCGGCAGAATCTAAGAAGAAGCTGGCCGATGCACGGCCTCATCTCAAGCTATACGATTTTTACGGTACATCAGAGCTTAGCTTTGTGACATATTCCTCGCCTGAGGACAGCAAACGGAAGCCACATTCAGCCGGACGCCCGTTCCACAACGTCCAAATAGAAATCCGCAGCGCCGCTGGGGAACGCTGTCAGCCCGGGGAAACCGGAAAAATATTTGTCAAAAGCCCGATGCGGTTTTCCGGCTATGTCAACGGCAGCGCACCGGACGAATCCGGCTGGATGACAGTGGATGATATGGGCTGTGTCGATGATGAGGGCTTTCTATACATATCAGGTAGAGAAAACGGGATGATCGTGTATGGAGGATTAAATATTTTCCCGGAAGAAGTGGAACGTGTGCTTCTCTCCTGTCCAGAGGTTAAAAATGCGGCTGTCGTAGGTATCCCGGACGAGTATTGGGGAGAAATCGCCGTGGCCGTCATTCAGGGAAACACGAATGCCAGAAAGCTGAAAGCCTGGTGTAAACAGACATTAGCTTCCTATAAAATTCCGAAAAAATGGGTGTTTGCAGAGAGCTTGCCGGAAACGAGCAGCGGAAAAATTGCCCGTTCCAGAGTGAAGAAATGGCTAGAAGAGGGTGCAGTGTAA
- a CDS encoding methyl-accepting chemotaxis protein produces MNKIDTSLVQIEKEMVKLDEIAQQIEKIFGIVTGIAEQTNLLSLNASIESARAGEHGKGFAVVANEVRKLSEDTKKTVSTVSELVNNTNTQINIVSKHIKDVNGLVSESKEKMTQINRLFDEIVHSMKISKEQSGKIDVDLQAFLGGLQEVSRAVSHVAASVDSLVILTEE; encoded by the coding sequence ATGAACAAAATCGACACAAGCCTTGTCCAAATCGAAAAAGAAATGGTCAAGCTGGATGAGATCGCCCAGCAAATTGAAAAAATCTTCGGCATCGTCACAGGCATCGCTGAACAAACAAATCTTCTTTCACTCAATGCTTCTATTGAATCTGCCCGCGCCGGCGAACACGGTAAAGGTTTCGCCGTAGTGGCCAATGAAGTTCGGAAGCTTTCTGAAGACACGAAAAAAACCGTCTCTACCGTGTCAGAGCTTGTGAACAATACGAATACACAAATCAACATCGTATCAAAACATATCAAAGACGTGAATGGGCTGGTCAGCGAGAGCAAAGAAAAAATGACGCAAATTAACCGCTTATTCGATGAAATCGTCCACAGCATGAAAATCAGCAAAGAGCAGTCAGGCAAAATCGACGTCGATCTGCAGGCCTTTCTTGGAGGGCTTCAAGAAGTCAGCCGCGCCGTTTCTCACGTGGCAGCCTCTGTTGATTCGCTAGTCATTCTGACAGAAGAATAA
- a CDS encoding IDEAL domain-containing protein, with product MKEKKSYTELMKSRNTQKTKEFDVTMTDVYIQMVLDESLYKRRLAMLTDQINKALDEKDKDAFLTLSKEYAALKQSE from the coding sequence ATGAAAGAGAAAAAATCGTACACTGAGCTCATGAAGTCCCGCAACACGCAAAAAACAAAAGAATTTGATGTCACAATGACGGATGTCTACATTCAAATGGTGCTCGATGAATCCTTGTATAAGCGTCGGCTGGCCATGCTGACGGACCAAATCAACAAAGCCTTGGACGAAAAAGATAAAGATGCGTTTCTCACGCTCTCTAAAGAATATGCAGCGCTCAAACAGAGCGAATAA
- a CDS encoding SDR family oxidoreductase: MSDSNLSNPLTAFLHDEFPEQYQEPPGLQKNMKPVPDCGEKSYKGSGKLTGRKALVTGGDSGIGRAAAIAYAREGADVAINYLPAEQPDAEEVKELIEAEGRKAVLIPGDLSDESFCRDLVKQAHQELGGLDVLALVAGKQQAVENIEDLPTEQIYKTFEVNVFSLYWVIKAALPLLPKGASIITTTSVEGYNPSPMLLDYAATKNAIIGFTVGLGKQLASKGIRVNSVAPGPIWTPLQISGGQPTENIPKFGQGTPPSPLNRAGQPAELADVYVFLASENSSYVTSQVYGITGGIPTA, translated from the coding sequence ATGTCTGATTCTAATCTTAGCAATCCTTTAACAGCATTTTTACACGATGAATTTCCTGAACAATATCAAGAACCTCCCGGCCTGCAAAAGAACATGAAGCCGGTGCCGGATTGCGGAGAAAAAAGCTACAAAGGATCAGGTAAACTAACCGGCCGAAAAGCCCTTGTCACCGGCGGCGATTCCGGTATCGGCCGCGCTGCCGCGATTGCTTACGCCCGAGAAGGCGCCGATGTGGCCATTAACTACTTGCCTGCGGAACAGCCGGATGCTGAAGAGGTGAAAGAACTGATCGAAGCAGAGGGACGAAAAGCAGTGCTGATCCCCGGAGATTTGAGCGACGAGTCCTTTTGCCGGGATCTAGTCAAACAGGCGCATCAGGAACTCGGCGGACTGGATGTATTGGCGCTCGTTGCCGGCAAACAGCAAGCGGTCGAAAATATCGAAGACCTGCCTACTGAACAAATCTATAAAACATTTGAAGTGAACGTCTTTTCCCTTTACTGGGTTATAAAAGCGGCACTTCCGTTATTGCCGAAGGGCGCATCAATTATTACCACTACCTCAGTTGAAGGCTACAATCCGAGCCCGATGCTGTTAGATTACGCTGCAACGAAAAACGCCATTATCGGCTTTACCGTCGGACTTGGAAAACAGCTGGCTTCCAAAGGCATCAGAGTGAATTCAGTTGCGCCTGGGCCAATTTGGACGCCGCTGCAGATATCCGGAGGTCAGCCGACGGAAAACATCCCGAAATTCGGCCAAGGCACGCCGCCATCACCGCTAAACCGCGCTGGACAGCCAGCAGAGTTGGCAGATGTTTATGTATTCTTAGCTTCAGAGAATTCAAGTTATGTGACATCTCAGGTATATGGCATCACCGGCGGAATTCCGACGGCCTAA